Proteins from a genomic interval of Acidobacteriota bacterium:
- a CDS encoding protein-glutamate O-methyltransferase CheR, with translation MTTQSPSLFFPQATPSVRPVCIPEAHLNALAAIIERRTLMQFGAERRDLLVGTLATLASNAGARDAAAYAVQLLTAGDETALMALVDALTINETTFFRNVPQLNLFARLVLPEIISRKRATSEPKHLQIWSAGCSTGQEAFTLAMLAQEAVRPLFTWGVQILATDISPTVLAAAQSGVYPKARLDTMPAELRSRYFDDLGGQIRVKQTLKQLVTFKQHNLRDPFPPNRFDAIFCRNVMIYFSRQEQARLAQRFAERLAPAGFLFIGHSESLQGLGVGLQLRMHNGGVVYQKD, from the coding sequence ATGACAACTCAATCCCCAAGTCTTTTTTTTCCCCAGGCGACGCCCAGCGTGCGCCCGGTTTGCATTCCCGAAGCCCATCTGAATGCGCTGGCGGCCATCATTGAACGGCGCACGTTGATGCAATTTGGGGCTGAGCGCCGCGACCTGCTCGTCGGCACCCTCGCCACGTTGGCCAGCAATGCGGGCGCGCGCGACGCCGCTGCGTATGCCGTGCAGTTGCTGACGGCGGGCGATGAAACCGCGCTGATGGCGCTGGTTGACGCCCTGACGATCAACGAGACCACCTTCTTTCGCAATGTGCCGCAACTCAACCTGTTCGCGCGCCTCGTGCTGCCAGAGATTATTTCGCGCAAGCGCGCCACCAGCGAACCGAAACACTTGCAGATTTGGAGCGCGGGCTGTTCCACCGGTCAGGAGGCGTTCACGCTCGCCATGCTGGCTCAAGAAGCGGTGCGGCCCTTGTTCACCTGGGGCGTCCAAATTCTCGCCACCGACATTTCGCCGACCGTCCTGGCCGCGGCGCAATCGGGCGTTTACCCCAAGGCGCGCCTCGACACCATGCCCGCCGAATTGCGTTCACGCTATTTCGATGACTTGGGCGGGCAGATTCGCGTCAAGCAAACCTTGAAGCAGTTGGTGACGTTCAAGCAACACAATTTGCGCGACCCCTTTCCACCGAACCGCTTTGACGCCATCTTTTGCCGGAACGTCATGATCTACTTTTCCCGCCAGGAGCAAGCCCGTCTGGCCCAGCGCTTTGCCGAGCGTCTCGCCCCGGCAGGTTTCTTGTTTATCGGTCATTCGGAAAGTTTGCAGGGGTTGGGCGTCGGCTTGCAGTTACGCATGCACAATGGCGGGGTGGTCTATCAGAAAGACTAA
- a CDS encoding purine-binding chemotaxis protein CheW, which translates to MAETLHLVTFRIGNELFGVPISMVQEIVRVPAIARIPQAPEFIEGVINLRGRVITVVDMHKRLNQAPGNPPGVWDRKSRILVIETGGRLVGIIVDEVKEVLKLAADKIEAPPPMVAGLSNQYIKGVGKLEHELLILIEIEKVLTVTQLSALDAITPLAA; encoded by the coding sequence ATGGCTGAGACATTGCATCTGGTTACGTTTCGCATCGGCAATGAATTATTCGGCGTGCCGATTTCCATGGTGCAAGAGATCGTGCGTGTGCCCGCCATCGCCCGCATCCCGCAAGCGCCCGAATTTATCGAAGGCGTGATCAACTTGCGGGGCCGCGTGATCACGGTAGTGGATATGCATAAACGCCTGAATCAAGCGCCCGGCAATCCCCCAGGCGTGTGGGATCGCAAGAGCCGCATTCTGGTGATCGAAACCGGCGGCCGGCTCGTCGGGATCATCGTGGATGAAGTCAAAGAGGTCTTGAAGCTGGCCGCCGACAAAATCGAAGCGCCGCCGCCGATGGTCGCCGGGTTGAGCAATCAATATATCAAGGGCGTGGGCAAGCTGGAGCATGAACTGCTCATCCTGATTGAAATTGAAAAGGTGTTAACGGTCACGCAGTTGTCCGCGCTTGACGCAATCACGCCGCTTGCCGCTTAA